Proteins from one Candidatus Methylomirabilis sp. genomic window:
- a CDS encoding integration host factor subunit alpha: MTKADIASLVAQKGLTKKQAMEAVEATLETIKGALKKGEKIQLVGFGSFQVRAKRARKGRNPQTGSEIIITARKVLKFKPGKALQQAVNPRKP, from the coding sequence GTGACGAAGGCGGATATTGCGTCCCTGGTCGCGCAGAAGGGGCTCACCAAGAAGCAGGCCATGGAGGCGGTCGAGGCGACGCTGGAGACCATCAAGGGGGCCCTCAAGAAGGGGGAGAAGATCCAGTTGGTGGGCTTCGGCTCCTTCCAGGTCCGGGCGAAACGAGCGCGGAAGGGGCGCAACCCTCAGACTGGGTCGGAGATCATCATCACGGCGCGCAAGGTGCTCAAGTTCAAGCCCGGCAAGGCCCTGCAGCAGGCGGTGAACCCCCGCAAGCCCTAG
- a CDS encoding MerR family transcriptional regulator produces the protein MKKHAPSEVRPSHEPIPDKLYFKIGEVARITGVQPYILRYWESEFSVLQPKKSGTGQRLYRKKDIQTVLKIKHLLYDQKFTIAGAKRRLLSDGGEAPADLGETLRRLREGLEGLAALLRRQ, from the coding sequence GTGAAGAAGCACGCGCCGTCGGAGGTGCGGCCCTCCCATGAGCCCATCCCTGACAAGCTGTACTTCAAGATCGGCGAGGTGGCGCGGATCACCGGCGTGCAGCCGTATATCCTGCGCTACTGGGAGTCGGAGTTCTCCGTCCTCCAGCCCAAGAAGAGCGGGACGGGGCAGCGGCTGTACCGGAAGAAGGACATCCAGACGGTCCTGAAGATCAAGCACCTGCTCTACGACCAGAAGTTCACCATCGCGGGGGCGAAACGACGCCTCCTCTCGGACGGGGGGGAAGCCCCGGCCGATCTGGGCGAGACCCTGCGGCGCCTGCGGGAGGGGCTCGAGGGGCTTGCGGCCCTCCTGCGAAGGCAGTAG